One region of Olleya sp. Hel_I_94 genomic DNA includes:
- a CDS encoding rod shape-determining protein gives MGFFDFLTEEIAIDLGTANTLIIHNDKVVVDAPSIVARDRISGKIIAVGQEANMMQGKTHENIKTIRPLKDGVIADFDASEQMISLFIKNIPALKKKLFTPALRMVICIPSGITEVEMRAVKESAERVNGKEVYLIHEPMAAAIGIGVDIMQPKGNMIVDIGGGTTEIAVIALGGIVCDKSVKIAGDVFTNDIIYYMRTQHNLYVGERTAEKIKIQIGAATEDLDLPPEDMSVQGRDLLTGKPKQVQISYREIAKALDKSILRIEDAVMETLSQTPPELAADIYNTGIYLAGGGSMLRGLDKRLSQKTDLPVYIAEDPLRAVVRGTGITLKNIPKYKSVLIK, from the coding sequence ATGGGATTTTTTGATTTCCTGACAGAAGAAATCGCTATAGATTTAGGTACTGCCAACACTTTAATTATTCATAACGACAAAGTCGTTGTCGATGCACCTTCCATAGTTGCACGTGACCGTATTAGCGGAAAAATCATTGCTGTTGGACAAGAAGCCAACATGATGCAAGGTAAAACGCATGAAAACATTAAAACTATTAGGCCTTTAAAAGATGGTGTAATTGCAGATTTTGATGCGTCTGAACAAATGATAAGTTTGTTTATTAAAAATATTCCTGCGTTAAAAAAGAAATTATTTACGCCTGCTTTACGTATGGTTATTTGTATTCCGTCTGGAATTACTGAGGTAGAAATGCGTGCGGTAAAAGAAAGTGCCGAACGTGTAAATGGTAAAGAAGTTTACTTAATACATGAGCCTATGGCTGCTGCTATTGGTATTGGTGTAGATATTATGCAACCAAAAGGGAATATGATTGTGGATATAGGTGGTGGTACTACTGAAATTGCAGTCATTGCTTTAGGAGGTATTGTTTGTGACAAATCTGTAAAAATTGCAGGTGACGTTTTTACTAACGATATTATTTATTACATGCGCACGCAACATAACTTATATGTTGGAGAGCGTACTGCTGAAAAAATTAAAATACAAATTGGTGCTGCTACTGAGGATTTAGACCTTCCGCCAGAGGATATGAGCGTTCAAGGACGTGACCTTTTAACTGGTAAACCTAAGCAAGTACAAATTAGTTATAGAGAGATTGCTAAAGCTTTAGACAAATCCATTTTACGTATTGAAGATGCTGTTATGGAGACTTTATCTCAAACTCCTCCAGAGTTAGCTGCTGATATATACAATACTGGTATTTATCTTGCTGGTGGTGGATCTATGTTACGTGGTCTAGATAAGCGTCTGTCGCAAAAAACAGATTTACCTGTTTATATTGCAGAAGACCCTTTACGTGCTGTTGTTAGAGGTACAGGAATCACACTTAAAAATATTCCGAAATACAAAAGTGTATTGATAAAGTAG
- a CDS encoding GAF domain-containing protein translates to MAFETLKPQIETIVSNTNNTRDEKLLQICQLLDDNVSYYNWVGFYFKNGDKNELKLGPYVGAPTDHTIIPFGKGICGQVAVSNQNFVVPDVAAQDNYIACSITVKAEIVVPIFVNGENIGQIDIDSNTPDPFTEADERFLEFVCSKVSEIL, encoded by the coding sequence ATGGCTTTCGAAACTTTAAAACCTCAGATTGAAACTATTGTTTCCAATACAAATAACACTAGAGACGAAAAATTATTACAAATTTGCCAACTTCTAGATGATAACGTATCCTATTATAATTGGGTAGGTTTTTATTTTAAAAATGGAGATAAAAACGAGCTTAAACTAGGACCATACGTTGGCGCACCAACAGACCATACCATTATCCCTTTTGGAAAAGGTATTTGTGGTCAAGTCGCAGTTAGTAATCAAAATTTTGTAGTACCTGATGTTGCAGCACAAGATAATTACATTGCTTGTAGTATAACTGTTAAAGCAGAAATTGTTGTTCCTATTTTTGTAAATGGAGAAAATATAGGACAGATAGACATCGACTCCAACACACCTGATCCTTTTACAGAAGCTGACGAGCGCTTTTTAGAGTTTGTTTGTAGTAAAGTTTCAGAAATACTTTAG
- a CDS encoding rod shape-determining protein MreD, producing the protein MNNLLSIHTVRFVVLILLQVLLFSKINFLGYINPYIYILFIVLYPVKNNRILFLFISFLMGLIIDIFMDSGGVNATAALVVAFIRPAVLKFSFGAVYEHQALKFNNIDFGQRLTYITILTFIHHFTYFLFEIFNISKIILVLQHTLFSSIFTITLCILITSIFSTKSK; encoded by the coding sequence ATGAATAACCTACTATCTATACATACTGTAAGATTTGTTGTTCTTATATTACTGCAAGTACTTTTATTTAGTAAAATAAACTTTTTAGGTTATATAAACCCTTACATCTATATCCTTTTTATCGTTTTATATCCTGTTAAAAACAATCGTATTCTGTTTTTATTTATTAGTTTTTTAATGGGACTAATAATTGATATTTTTATGGATTCTGGTGGTGTAAATGCTACAGCTGCTTTGGTAGTTGCTTTTATAAGACCTGCTGTTTTAAAGTTTAGTTTTGGAGCAGTTTACGAGCATCAAGCCTTAAAATTTAATAACATTGATTTTGGTCAAAGACTAACGTATATAACGATACTAACATTTATTCATCATTTTACTTATTTTTTATTCGAAATATTTAACATATCAAAAATAATTTTAGTCCTTCAACACACGTTATTCTCTAGTATATTCACAATAACGCTATGTATTTTGATAACTTCTATATTTAGCACAAAATCTAAATGA
- the rodA gene encoding rod shape-determining protein RodA, translating to MRQTDRYYKFDWLTIFLFFILVIFGWVNIISASHSGEALEFTNFSHFYSKQLVFIGLSIVLIVLVLSIESKFYERFSSIIYFIALISLAGLFVFGKNINGATSWYPIGSFTFQPGEFAKVATALAVAKYVSDLNTDIRRFSDQLKTFAIIVVPALLVLLQPDAGSAIVYGAFFFVLYREGLPHIYLIIGVLLILLSIFALKFGVISTLLITAIVVLTYYFTRKKKPSIIQPIIVILLCTSLAFTVRFFYENILPDHQKDRITVWLSLEKDPDKLERMKKTVAYNLNESEKAISSGGFKGKGFLEGTRTTGNFVPEQHTDYIFSTVGEEWGFIGSFLTVVVFLLLIVRILVLAERQKNQFSRMYGYAVGAILFLHFLINIGMVMGLIPTIGIPLPFFSYGGSGLWGFTILVFIFIKLDSNRINQW from the coding sequence ATGAGGCAAACTGATAGATATTATAAATTTGATTGGTTAACAATCTTCCTATTTTTTATTCTAGTCATTTTTGGTTGGGTAAACATAATCTCTGCATCACATTCTGGTGAAGCGTTGGAGTTTACAAATTTCTCTCATTTTTACAGTAAACAACTAGTATTTATAGGACTATCTATAGTACTAATTGTTTTGGTACTCTCCATAGAGTCTAAGTTTTACGAGCGGTTTTCTAGCATTATTTATTTTATTGCCTTAATATCCTTAGCTGGTCTTTTTGTTTTTGGTAAAAATATAAATGGAGCAACATCTTGGTATCCAATCGGATCATTCACCTTTCAGCCAGGCGAATTTGCTAAGGTTGCTACTGCGTTAGCTGTTGCTAAATATGTTAGCGATTTAAATACCGATATAAGACGATTTAGTGATCAACTAAAAACCTTTGCTATTATAGTTGTACCTGCTCTTTTAGTTTTACTACAACCAGATGCTGGAAGTGCTATAGTTTATGGTGCATTTTTCTTTGTTTTATATAGAGAAGGATTACCACATATTTACTTAATTATTGGTGTTTTATTAATACTACTATCTATATTTGCTTTAAAATTTGGAGTTATTAGTACACTATTAATTACTGCAATTGTAGTACTTACATACTATTTTACAAGAAAAAAGAAACCTTCTATAATACAACCAATAATTGTAATACTACTATGCACGTCTTTAGCATTTACTGTCCGTTTTTTTTATGAAAACATACTGCCTGATCATCAAAAAGATCGTATTACAGTTTGGTTAAGTTTAGAGAAAGATCCTGATAAACTAGAACGCATGAAAAAGACCGTTGCTTACAACCTTAACGAGTCTGAAAAAGCAATTAGTAGTGGTGGGTTTAAAGGAAAAGGCTTTTTAGAAGGAACACGTACAACTGGTAATTTTGTACCAGAACAACACACAGATTATATTTTTAGTACAGTTGGCGAAGAATGGGGTTTTATTGGTAGCTTCTTAACAGTCGTTGTATTTTTACTTTTAATTGTAAGAATATTAGTTTTAGCTGAAAGACAGAAGAATCAATTTAGCAGGATGTATGGTTATGCTGTAGGAGCTATTTTGTTTTTACACTTTTTAATTAATATAGGCATGGTTATGGGATTAATACCTACTATTGGTATACCTCTACCCTTTTTTAGTTATGGAGGTTCTGGACTTTGGGGATTTACTATATT
- the purH gene encoding bifunctional phosphoribosylaminoimidazolecarboxamide formyltransferase/IMP cyclohydrolase yields MSNKTIKSALISVFSKDGLEPIVKELNKQGVTIYSTGGTETFIKNLGIDVVPVEDVTSYPSILGGRVKTLHPKVFGGILNRQNHDGDVKEMKDFDIPQIDVVIVDLYPFEKTVASGASNQDIIEKIDIGGISLIRAAAKNYADVICVSSVDDYAEFLELITEKKGDLSEADRKAFAAKAFNVSSHYDSAIFNYFNVDQTIPALKLSETNGKVLRYGENPHQKGFFYGNFDALFTQLHGKELSYNNLLDVDAAVNLIQEFKGEQPTFAVLKHNNACGFAQRDTVLNAYLDALAGDPVSAFGGVLISNTEIDEACASEIHKLFCEVVIAPSFTAEAEAILKGKKNRILLVLKDTDFAPTTVRTCLNGVLVQDKNNKTDQIEDLTYVTNSKPSSDAIDDLIFASKICKHTKSNTIVLVKNRQLCASGTGQTSRVDALNQAIHKAMSFNFDLKDSVMASDAFFPFPDCVEIAGNAGITSVIQPGGSIKDQLSIDYCNENNIAMVMTGTRHFKH; encoded by the coding sequence ATGAGCAACAAAACAATTAAATCTGCATTAATCTCAGTATTTAGCAAAGATGGATTAGAACCTATCGTTAAAGAGCTAAATAAACAAGGGGTAACCATCTACTCTACTGGTGGAACCGAAACTTTTATTAAAAATCTTGGTATTGACGTCGTTCCTGTAGAGGATGTGACATCATACCCTTCTATTTTAGGTGGTCGCGTAAAGACATTACATCCTAAAGTATTTGGAGGAATTTTAAATAGACAAAACCATGATGGTGATGTTAAAGAAATGAAAGACTTTGACATACCACAAATAGATGTCGTAATTGTAGATTTATATCCTTTTGAAAAAACAGTAGCTTCTGGTGCTTCTAACCAAGATATTATCGAAAAAATTGATATTGGAGGGATTTCTTTAATTCGTGCTGCTGCTAAAAACTATGCAGACGTCATTTGTGTATCTTCTGTAGACGATTATGCTGAATTTTTAGAATTGATTACTGAGAAAAAAGGAGATTTATCTGAAGCTGACAGAAAAGCATTTGCTGCCAAAGCATTTAACGTGTCATCGCATTACGACTCTGCAATATTTAACTACTTTAATGTAGACCAAACTATTCCTGCTTTAAAATTAAGTGAAACAAACGGTAAAGTCTTACGTTACGGAGAAAACCCACACCAAAAAGGATTTTTTTACGGAAACTTTGATGCACTTTTTACACAACTACATGGTAAAGAGTTAAGTTACAATAACCTTTTAGACGTAGATGCTGCAGTAAATTTAATTCAAGAATTTAAAGGTGAACAACCTACGTTTGCAGTTTTAAAACACAATAATGCTTGTGGATTTGCACAACGTGACACAGTATTAAATGCGTATCTAGATGCATTAGCTGGTGATCCAGTATCTGCATTTGGTGGTGTTTTAATAAGTAATACTGAAATTGATGAGGCTTGTGCTTCAGAGATTCATAAATTATTTTGTGAAGTTGTAATTGCACCTTCTTTTACTGCAGAAGCTGAAGCAATTTTAAAAGGTAAGAAAAACAGAATCTTGCTTGTTTTAAAAGACACTGATTTTGCTCCAACAACGGTTAGAACTTGTCTAAACGGAGTTTTAGTACAAGATAAAAATAATAAAACGGACCAAATTGAAGATTTAACTTATGTAACAAATAGCAAACCTTCTAGCGATGCTATTGATGATTTAATTTTTGCCTCAAAAATATGTAAGCACACTAAATCAAATACTATTGTTTTAGTAAAAAACAGACAATTATGTGCTAGCGGAACTGGTCAAACTAGTCGTGTAGATGCTTTAAATCAAGCCATACATAAAGCTATGTCTTTTAACTTTGATTTAAAAGATAGCGTCATGGCTAGTGATGCGTTTTTTCCGTTTCCGGATTGTGTAGAAATAGCTGGTAACGCAGGAATCACTAGTGTAATCCAACCTGGAGGATCTATCAAAGATCAATTAAGCATTGATTATTGTAATGAAAATAATATTGCAATGGTTATGACTGGTACACGTCATTTTAAACATTAA
- the mrdA gene encoding penicillin-binding protein 2 codes for MRKLFLLLSVIIVGLVFTGRLFYLQVYKATSTNLYEDNAIRKVFDYPKRGFVYDRNGKLLVSNQPSYDVMVIPREVKPLDTIEFCNLLKIDKQTFIEKYNKAYRYSPRLPYVFVSHLSKEDYAVLQEKMRKYEGFYIQKRNLRKYETAIGANVLGDIGEVNNRNIQNDSYYQSGDLIGKQGVEASYEKTLRGQKGIKFIQKDRFNRNLGPYQDGIHDTLPEAGKDIKITIDATLQAYGELLMTNKRGGIIALDPKTGEILALVSGPSYDPNILVGRDRSKNFTKLYNDSIANPTFDRGLQAQYAPGSPFKVINALIGLQEGVVNPTEQFSCRMGYYYNGRKLHGCHSHRSPVDMNLGIYESCNAYFVNVYRRIVEKYPNTATGMDAWSNHAKSFGLGDYLGYDLVVGRKGRIPDSKFYDKWYGKNRWSSTFMTSNAIGQGEVEATPIQLANMVAAIANRGYFITPHIIKEIEGEPIDEKYRTPRYTTIDRKHFEPVVQGMFDVYNKGTAASLQVEGIEICGKTGTAENYAKIDGVQTQLTDHSIFVAFAPKDNPKIAIAVFVENGYWGSRFAGRMASLMIEKYLKGTISRTDLETWILTHSLENEYAKPQSGAPFKINRETQMQIVPAPTLKDADLLQEVTPKIKDEAN; via the coding sequence ATGAGAAAATTATTTCTACTTCTTTCTGTAATAATTGTAGGCCTTGTTTTTACTGGACGCTTATTTTACTTACAAGTATACAAAGCAACCTCTACAAATTTATACGAAGATAATGCGATTAGAAAAGTTTTTGACTATCCTAAACGTGGTTTTGTATATGACAGAAATGGCAAACTTTTAGTATCCAACCAACCATCATACGATGTCATGGTAATTCCAAGAGAGGTTAAACCTTTAGATACTATTGAGTTTTGCAATCTTCTAAAAATAGACAAGCAAACTTTTATTGAAAAATATAATAAAGCTTATAGATATTCGCCACGATTACCATACGTATTTGTATCGCATTTATCCAAAGAGGATTATGCTGTATTACAAGAAAAAATGCGTAAGTACGAAGGGTTTTATATTCAAAAAAGAAATTTAAGAAAATACGAAACAGCTATTGGAGCCAATGTTTTAGGAGACATTGGAGAAGTTAACAATAGAAATATACAAAACGACAGCTATTACCAATCTGGAGACTTAATTGGTAAACAAGGTGTTGAAGCTTCTTACGAGAAGACTTTACGTGGACAAAAGGGAATTAAATTTATACAAAAAGACAGATTTAATAGAAACCTTGGACCTTACCAAGACGGTATCCATGACACGTTACCAGAAGCAGGTAAAGACATAAAAATAACTATTGATGCTACCTTACAAGCCTATGGCGAGTTATTAATGACTAATAAACGAGGAGGTATTATTGCCTTAGATCCTAAAACTGGCGAAATTTTAGCTTTAGTGTCTGGACCTAGTTACGACCCTAATATATTGGTCGGTAGAGATCGATCAAAAAACTTTACAAAACTTTACAACGACTCCATAGCTAATCCAACTTTTGATAGAGGATTACAGGCACAATATGCACCAGGTTCTCCTTTTAAAGTTATTAACGCACTTATAGGATTGCAAGAAGGTGTTGTTAACCCAACCGAACAATTTAGTTGCAGAATGGGTTATTATTATAACGGTAGAAAATTACATGGATGCCACAGTCATAGAAGTCCTGTTGATATGAATTTAGGGATCTACGAATCTTGTAATGCTTATTTTGTGAATGTTTACAGACGTATCGTAGAAAAATATCCAAATACAGCCACAGGAATGGACGCATGGAGTAACCATGCTAAAAGTTTTGGTTTAGGTGATTATCTTGGATATGATTTAGTTGTGGGTAGAAAAGGACGCATTCCTGACAGTAAATTTTACGACAAATGGTATGGCAAAAATAGATGGAGCTCTACCTTTATGACCTCTAACGCAATTGGTCAAGGTGAAGTCGAAGCAACACCTATACAACTTGCAAATATGGTTGCAGCAATAGCTAATCGTGGCTATTTTATAACGCCTCATATTATTAAAGAAATTGAAGGAGAACCAATTGACGAAAAGTATAGAACACCAAGATATACTACCATTGACAGAAAACATTTTGAGCCTGTCGTACAAGGTATGTTTGATGTTTATAATAAGGGTACAGCAGCAAGTCTTCAAGTGGAAGGTATAGAAATTTGCGGGAAAACTGGGACTGCAGAAAACTATGCGAAAATTGATGGCGTACAAACTCAGCTTACCGATCACTCCATATTTGTTGCTTTTGCACCAAAAGATAATCCTAAAATAGCGATTGCTGTTTTTGTTGAAAATGGGTATTGGGGAAGCCGATTTGCTGGTAGAATGGCAAGCTTAATGATTGAAAAATATTTAAAAGGAACCATATCACGAACAGATTTAGAAACTTGGATTTTAACACATAGTCTAGAAAACGAATATGCTAAACCACAATCCGGAGCACCTTTTAAAATTAACAGAGAAACACAAATGCAAATTGTGCCTGCACCTACATTAAAAGATGCCGACTTATTGCAAGAAGTGACACCTAAAATAAAAGATGAGGCAAACTGA
- the mreC gene encoding rod shape-determining protein MreC yields the protein MQQIVNFILRNKSFLFFLLLLCVSVGLTIQSHSYHKSKFINSANNLTGGVYNIGNSVSSYFHLKEENDKLHEENTRLRSILNNQAEKSETFIDSTSYNTKYKFTTAKIIKNSYALQNNFLTINKGSKDSIKPDLGVISSKGIIGIIGNTNSKYATVVSILNTTNKISGQLKKSNQFGTLSWNGKSPRYIQLSDIQKNTKLNKGDTIITSGRSSIFPKGILVGQVEGFKLDATKNYYEVEVLLFNDMTNLEHVSVIENKDKKLINNLLQSNE from the coding sequence ATGCAACAAATTGTAAATTTTATACTTAGAAACAAATCGTTTTTGTTTTTCTTGTTGTTGCTTTGCGTTTCAGTAGGACTGACAATACAATCGCATTCTTATCATAAAAGTAAGTTTATAAACTCGGCTAATAATTTAACTGGTGGTGTTTATAATATAGGAAACTCGGTTAGTAGTTATTTTCATTTAAAGGAAGAAAATGACAAACTGCATGAGGAAAATACACGTTTACGATCTATATTAAATAATCAAGCGGAAAAGTCTGAGACCTTTATAGACTCGACCTCCTACAACACTAAATATAAGTTTACAACCGCAAAGATTATTAAAAATAGTTACGCGTTACAAAACAATTTTTTAACTATCAATAAAGGTAGTAAAGACAGTATTAAACCAGATTTAGGGGTAATTTCGTCTAAAGGTATTATTGGTATTATTGGTAATACTAATAGTAAATATGCAACTGTAGTATCAATTTTAAACACGACTAATAAAATTAGCGGTCAGTTAAAAAAATCAAATCAGTTTGGTACTTTAAGCTGGAATGGTAAATCACCAAGATATATTCAGTTATCAGATATTCAAAAAAATACAAAACTTAACAAAGGTGATACTATTATAACCTCTGGACGCTCTTCCATTTTTCCTAAAGGAATTTTAGTAGGTCAAGTTGAAGGTTTTAAACTAGATGCTACCAAAAATTACTACGAAGTAGAAGTACTATTATTTAATGACATGACTAATCTTGAGCATGTTAGTGTGATAGAAAATAAGGATAAAAAACTAATTAATAATTTACTTCAATCTAATGAATAA